A stretch of Aureispira sp. CCB-E DNA encodes these proteins:
- a CDS encoding ABC transporter permease yields MPKTRIPIAGAQKTFVNYIATIISLIIMLYLLGVWGLLAIYTNQFLNYSKENIPFYIELKDEASEAQVFAFQKELEASTFVKEKTVEYISKEQALELFQDDDKMTKEDVLLFGENLLPNMIRFYLNDGHFEDYGEIVKNIQDNDFVEHVFYTKAPAESLSGKVYRLEIILLVLMLFFIFVVVTLIKNTLKLTFLANKDLIKTMQMVGATFEKMAGPYMRQSLKNGILSGIIAVAFLWLTRIMLENGLGTFEQYDLDFWTTILSIIIILVGVLLSWICTRHSVHKYLKTPVEAWNI; encoded by the coding sequence ATGCCTAAAACAAGAATCCCCATAGCTGGTGCCCAAAAAACATTTGTCAATTATATAGCAACAATTATTAGTTTAATTATTATGTTATATTTATTGGGTGTTTGGGGGTTATTAGCGATTTACACCAATCAATTTCTTAATTATTCTAAAGAGAACATACCGTTTTATATAGAATTAAAAGACGAAGCAAGCGAAGCGCAAGTATTTGCTTTTCAGAAAGAGTTGGAGGCGAGTACTTTTGTCAAAGAAAAGACCGTAGAATACATCTCAAAAGAACAGGCTTTGGAACTGTTTCAAGACGATGACAAAATGACCAAAGAAGATGTATTGCTTTTTGGTGAGAATTTATTACCCAATATGATTCGGTTTTATCTAAACGATGGGCATTTTGAAGATTATGGAGAAATTGTTAAAAATATACAAGATAATGACTTCGTAGAACATGTTTTTTATACCAAAGCACCTGCCGAGAGTCTATCGGGCAAAGTATATCGTTTAGAAATAATACTATTGGTCTTAATGCTTTTTTTTATCTTTGTCGTGGTTACTTTAATCAAGAATACATTAAAATTAACCTTCTTGGCTAACAAGGATTTAATAAAAACCATGCAGATGGTTGGAGCTACTTTTGAAAAAATGGCAGGACCATATATGCGTCAAAGTTTGAAAAATGGTATTTTGAGTGGTATTATTGCAGTCGCTTTTTTATGGTTAACAAGGATTATGTTAGAAAATGGTTTGGGAACTTTTGAACAGTATGACTTAGATTTTTGGACAACTATCTTATCTATTATTATCATTCTTGTTGGCGTTTTGCTATCTTGGATATGTACAAGACACAGTGTGCACAAGTATCTCAAAACGCCTGTAGAGGCATGGAATATATAG
- a CDS encoding DUF3098 domain-containing protein, with translation MGKGDKQKETTLEGPNMDKKDAAIARKRRESRREKVEKELLFSKTNYTIIGVGLIMVIVGFFLMSGGHNQPDEWNADEIYSFVRITVAPLVILSGLGVVIVAIFKSSSETPQNIEA, from the coding sequence ATGGGAAAAGGAGATAAACAAAAAGAAACGACTTTGGAAGGACCAAACATGGACAAAAAGGATGCTGCTATTGCAAGAAAAAGAAGAGAGAGTAGGAGAGAAAAAGTAGAGAAAGAGCTGCTTTTTTCAAAAACCAATTATACTATTATAGGTGTAGGGTTAATTATGGTTATCGTTGGTTTCTTTTTGATGTCTGGAGGACACAACCAGCCAGATGAGTGGAACGCTGATGAAATATATAGCTTTGTTCGAATTACAGTTGCTCCACTAGTTATTTTAAGTGGTTTGGGCGTTGTTATTGTTGCCATTTTTAAATCTTCAAGTGAAACCCCTCAAAATATTGAGGCTTAA
- a CDS encoding undecaprenyl-diphosphate phosphatase, translated as MEWFEALILGIVQGLTEYLPVSSSGHLELGKILLGINPSEFGTTFNVVLHLATVFSTWVILRKEIAEILKGLFQFKINEEFWFAAKIVVSMIPAAIVGLLYEDQIDAAFSGSALLVGLMLFLTGALLFLADKATQTDGKVGFKEAILVGVAQAIALAPGISRSGATISTCVLLKIDKERAARFSFLMVMPLIIAKVAKDLLGGEFALGTDTLLPMGVGFLGAFFVGLLACQWMINLVKNGKLVYFSIYCFIIGTVAVGYSVLYNV; from the coding sequence ATGGAGTGGTTTGAGGCTTTGATTTTAGGCATTGTACAAGGATTGACGGAATATTTGCCTGTAAGTAGTAGTGGACATTTAGAGTTGGGGAAAATTCTATTAGGGATTAACCCTTCAGAATTTGGAACTACATTCAATGTGGTATTGCACTTAGCAACCGTATTCAGCACTTGGGTTATTTTGCGCAAAGAAATTGCCGAAATATTAAAAGGTTTATTTCAGTTCAAAATCAATGAAGAATTTTGGTTTGCTGCCAAAATAGTGGTATCAATGATTCCTGCGGCTATTGTAGGGTTGTTGTACGAAGATCAAATTGATGCCGCTTTTAGTGGTTCGGCACTTTTGGTAGGCTTGATGCTATTTTTGACAGGAGCTTTACTATTCTTAGCTGATAAAGCTACTCAAACAGATGGAAAAGTAGGTTTTAAAGAAGCGATTTTGGTAGGCGTAGCACAAGCAATTGCTTTGGCTCCTGGTATTTCGCGTTCTGGAGCGACTATTTCAACCTGTGTTTTGTTAAAAATAGATAAAGAGCGCGCTGCTCGATTTTCTTTTTTGATGGTCATGCCTTTAATTATTGCCAAAGTGGCTAAAGATTTATTGGGAGGAGAGTTTGCTTTAGGGACAGATACCTTGCTTCCGATGGGCGTTGGATTCTTAGGAGCCTTTTTTGTTGGCTTGTTGGCTTGCCAATGGATGATAAATTTGGTCAAAAACGGAAAATTGGTCTATTTTTCGATATACTGTTTTATAATAGGTACAGTTGCAGTAGGGTATAGTGTTCTATATAATGTATAG
- a CDS encoding Crp/Fnr family transcriptional regulator, which yields MTERLLEILNEYVHLDDQMKVDLGKVLIKKTILGGECLFQANQIFSFVVFVEEGGVYYYKVDQQGKERVVHFAFEGDLFTDLESYVTETDTGFYLKALETSVIYILEKRDLEELLDKDMRWERLMRLLMQDAFIRVMNERKDMGTLSNAAHYQKLAETYPDLFQRVPLYLIASYLNVTPEGLSKIRRRLSHK from the coding sequence ATGACAGAGCGCTTATTGGAAATTCTCAACGAATATGTTCATCTAGATGACCAAATGAAGGTAGATCTAGGAAAAGTTTTGATCAAAAAAACAATACTTGGAGGAGAATGCTTGTTTCAAGCCAACCAAATTTTTTCATTTGTAGTCTTTGTGGAAGAGGGCGGTGTTTATTATTACAAAGTCGATCAACAGGGAAAAGAGCGTGTGGTTCATTTTGCTTTTGAAGGAGATTTGTTTACAGATTTAGAGTCGTATGTAACAGAGACAGACACCGGTTTTTATTTAAAGGCCTTAGAAACCTCTGTCATCTATATATTAGAAAAAAGGGATTTGGAAGAATTGTTAGACAAAGATATGCGCTGGGAACGTTTGATGCGTCTTTTGATGCAAGATGCGTTTATTCGAGTAATGAATGAAAGAAAAGATATGGGAACCCTCTCTAATGCAGCGCATTATCAAAAATTAGCAGAAACATATCCTGATTTGTTTCAACGAGTTCCACTGTACTTAATAGCGTCTTATTTGAATGTTACTCCCGAAGGTCTATCCAAAATTCGTCGTCGACTAAGTCATAAATAA
- a CDS encoding cytochrome P450, translated as MNVIPQDRPLPLIGNLLELNLKEGMVANLEKLAAKHGEIYRLSLPSKSLLIACSHRIIDEMCDETRFQKSLLPPLEVIRDFAKDGLFTAYGDEPNWIKAHRILTPAFGPMSIRSMFPQMLDIAEQLILKWERMGEDTPFDVPDDMTRLTLDTIALCAFNYRFNSFYRDEMHPFVHAMVEGLVEAGDKGRRLPLQDNVMFWARKKYESNIEYMNRVADAIIEKRKENGIEQAPDDLLNKMLSGKDPITGEGLSDENIRYQMLTFLIAGHETTSGLLSFALYYLCTHPDILKKAQDEVSMVLGNKKPRIEHINELTYISQILKETLRLMPTAPAFAVEPLEDTVIAGEYSVSKGETILALIPRLHRDKVVWGNNADEFDPNRFSEENFSKLPPNCWKPFGNGARACIGRPFAMQEAILVLAMIVQRFDIQLSDPNYKLTIKETLTLKPEGFYLKAKRNQVVIEDEKVEVATQAFAQQEDALSDVEHPQLLVLFGSNSGSSRSFALQLAKDAVQRGVKAKVDELDNYVSALPKDSKLIIVTASYEGQPTNNAKNFVQWLKTAKNKDLDGLQYCVFGCGNRDWFNTYQAVPIFIDNQLEALGASRFFERGEADAKGDFVGAWETWEHQLWQKLETELETTEGTVEKTSQLAIQVINKPLKLQQLKQTQLQKGTIVVNKELVDVAHALGRSKKHIEITLPTGMNYRAGDYLTLLPTNTTNNVEKVLRYFSLTEDTQLILKDDSGTSLLPLNYPISVGEILREYVELGQPVQRRQLEILAKKTPCPPERIQLEQWCQKEVYNREVYEKRMSLIDVLLRMGSCSITFEEFLSQLPPMQTRQYSISSSPITNKGTCTLTIAVVDAPAWSGQGNYEGVASNYLASRKEGDSIWLEVVPSKEAFHLPKDVTTPIVMIGAGSGIAPFRGFIEERAALENSGKMLLFFGCDHSEVDFLYQNELKNWGKAANLEVFPAFTYQIVEEVKYVQDRVWKEREKIWAVLEQGAIIYVCGDGNYMAPAVKRVLIDMYMEKNNVVLKEAEAWMESLIRSGRYALDAFS; from the coding sequence ATGAATGTTATCCCTCAAGATAGACCGCTTCCTTTAATCGGCAATCTGCTAGAGTTAAATTTAAAAGAAGGCATGGTGGCCAATTTAGAAAAATTAGCTGCCAAACATGGTGAAATTTATCGCCTGAGTTTGCCAAGTAAATCACTTCTAATAGCCTGTTCTCATCGAATTATTGATGAAATGTGTGATGAGACACGTTTTCAAAAATCATTACTTCCTCCTCTTGAAGTAATTCGTGATTTTGCCAAAGATGGTTTGTTTACTGCTTATGGAGATGAACCCAATTGGATTAAAGCCCACCGTATTTTGACACCTGCTTTTGGCCCAATGTCGATTCGCAGTATGTTCCCTCAAATGCTAGATATTGCGGAGCAACTGATTTTGAAATGGGAACGAATGGGAGAAGATACGCCATTTGATGTGCCCGATGATATGACTAGATTAACATTGGACACCATTGCGTTGTGTGCATTTAATTACCGATTCAATAGTTTTTATAGAGATGAGATGCACCCCTTTGTACATGCAATGGTGGAGGGGCTGGTAGAAGCAGGGGACAAAGGGCGACGATTGCCACTTCAAGATAATGTGATGTTTTGGGCACGTAAAAAATACGAAAGCAACATCGAATATATGAATAGAGTTGCTGACGCAATCATAGAGAAAAGAAAGGAGAATGGTATTGAACAAGCCCCTGATGATCTTTTGAATAAAATGCTGAGTGGCAAGGATCCTATTACTGGAGAAGGCTTGAGTGATGAAAATATTCGTTATCAGATGCTTACGTTTTTAATTGCGGGGCATGAAACCACAAGTGGTTTGTTATCTTTTGCACTTTATTATCTTTGTACGCATCCAGATATTTTGAAAAAGGCTCAAGATGAAGTGAGCATGGTATTGGGCAACAAAAAACCTCGAATTGAACACATTAATGAATTGACGTACATTAGTCAAATTCTTAAAGAAACTTTGCGATTGATGCCTACCGCTCCTGCTTTTGCCGTAGAACCCTTGGAAGATACTGTTATTGCAGGGGAGTATAGTGTCAGTAAAGGAGAAACGATTTTGGCTTTAATTCCTCGATTACATCGAGATAAGGTAGTTTGGGGAAATAATGCAGATGAATTTGATCCCAATCGTTTTTCAGAAGAAAACTTTAGTAAATTGCCTCCAAATTGTTGGAAACCATTTGGGAATGGAGCGAGAGCTTGTATCGGAAGACCTTTTGCTATGCAAGAAGCAATTTTGGTTTTGGCAATGATTGTACAACGATTTGATATTCAATTGTCAGATCCAAATTATAAATTAACAATCAAAGAAACCTTGACCTTAAAACCAGAAGGGTTTTATCTAAAAGCCAAGCGCAATCAGGTTGTTATAGAAGATGAAAAAGTAGAGGTCGCTACACAGGCATTTGCCCAACAAGAAGATGCGTTGAGTGATGTTGAACACCCTCAGTTATTGGTATTGTTTGGTTCTAATAGTGGAAGTTCTAGAAGTTTTGCACTGCAATTGGCTAAAGATGCTGTCCAGAGAGGTGTTAAAGCGAAGGTTGATGAATTGGATAATTATGTAAGTGCATTGCCTAAAGATAGTAAATTGATTATTGTGACAGCATCTTACGAGGGACAACCTACTAATAATGCTAAGAATTTTGTACAATGGTTAAAAACAGCAAAAAATAAGGATTTAGATGGATTGCAATACTGTGTTTTTGGTTGTGGGAATAGGGATTGGTTCAATACATATCAAGCCGTTCCTATCTTTATTGATAATCAATTGGAAGCATTAGGGGCAAGTCGATTTTTTGAGAGAGGAGAGGCAGATGCCAAAGGCGATTTTGTAGGAGCTTGGGAGACTTGGGAACACCAACTTTGGCAAAAACTAGAAACAGAGTTGGAAACAACCGAGGGAACAGTTGAGAAGACAAGCCAATTGGCTATTCAAGTGATCAATAAACCACTAAAATTGCAACAACTCAAACAAACTCAATTACAAAAGGGGACTATAGTTGTTAATAAAGAGTTGGTTGATGTAGCTCATGCATTGGGGCGTTCCAAGAAGCATATAGAAATTACGTTGCCTACAGGTATGAACTATCGTGCAGGAGATTATTTGACGCTATTGCCTACGAATACAACAAATAACGTAGAAAAAGTACTGCGCTATTTTTCTTTAACAGAAGATACTCAATTAATCTTAAAAGATGATTCGGGAACTTCTCTATTGCCTTTAAATTATCCGATCTCGGTTGGAGAAATTCTTAGAGAATACGTCGAACTTGGGCAGCCTGTACAGCGTCGCCAATTAGAAATATTAGCAAAAAAAACACCTTGTCCACCAGAACGAATTCAATTAGAACAATGGTGTCAAAAGGAAGTTTACAACAGGGAAGTGTATGAAAAAAGAATGAGTCTTATTGATGTTTTATTACGAATGGGGTCTTGTTCCATAACTTTTGAAGAATTTCTAAGCCAATTGCCTCCTATGCAAACACGGCAGTATTCCATTTCCTCTTCGCCTATTACGAATAAAGGTACTTGTACCTTGACGATAGCTGTGGTTGATGCTCCTGCGTGGTCTGGGCAAGGGAATTACGAAGGTGTTGCTTCTAATTATTTGGCTTCAAGAAAGGAAGGAGATAGCATTTGGTTAGAAGTTGTTCCATCCAAAGAAGCGTTTCATTTGCCGAAAGATGTTACAACTCCTATTGTGATGATAGGGGCAGGATCAGGAATTGCACCCTTTAGAGGATTTATTGAAGAACGAGCAGCGTTGGAAAATAGTGGGAAAATGCTCTTGTTTTTTGGTTGTGATCACTCTGAGGTAGACTTTTTGTATCAAAATGAGTTGAAGAACTGGGGCAAGGCAGCCAATTTAGAAGTATTTCCCGCGTTTACCTATCAAATAGTAGAAGAAGTGAAATACGTGCAAGATAGGGTATGGAAAGAAAGAGAAAAGATATGGGCTGTTTTAGAACAGGGGGCTATAATTTATGTTTGTGGAGATGGCAATTATATGGCACCTGCTGTCAAACGTGTGTTGATAGATATGTATATGGAGAAAAATAACGTTGTTCTTAAAGAAGCTGAGGCTTGGATGGAAAGTTTGATACGAAGTGGGCGATATGCTTTAGATGCGTTTTCGTAA
- a CDS encoding YceI family protein encodes MKNILLIALLLCTTTLFTQAQDATYTVDGAHSSLVFAVGYKFSDFHGSFGDIAGKVALKDEKDFSTAAVDFTVQIASINTNSETRDGHLQGERYFNAEKAATATFKSNYIKPTGHNTYEMTGDLSIAGTTLSQTVTVVIKGQGEVEGKDGKKSSIMGAEATFDFNRSNFGIKGGLPTIADNVKVTVALTLVKE; translated from the coding sequence ATGAAAAATATTCTTCTTATCGCCTTATTACTATGCACTACGACTCTATTTACACAAGCTCAAGATGCTACTTATACCGTTGATGGCGCCCATTCTTCTTTGGTATTTGCTGTTGGGTATAAATTCAGCGATTTTCATGGTAGTTTTGGCGATATAGCTGGAAAAGTTGCGTTAAAAGATGAGAAAGATTTCAGCACGGCAGCAGTTGACTTTACAGTACAAATCGCCTCTATCAATACCAATTCTGAAACCAGAGATGGGCATTTGCAGGGAGAGCGTTATTTTAATGCTGAAAAAGCAGCAACCGCTACTTTCAAAAGCAATTACATCAAGCCAACAGGACACAATACTTATGAAATGACTGGCGATTTATCTATTGCTGGTACTACTCTTTCTCAAACGGTGACTGTAGTGATAAAAGGGCAAGGAGAAGTAGAGGGAAAAGATGGCAAAAAATCAAGTATTATGGGAGCTGAAGCTACCTTTGATTTTAATAGAAGTAATTTTGGTATCAAAGGTGGATTGCCAACAATTGCTGACAATGTAAAAGTTACCGTGGCTCTTACCTTGGTTAAAGAATAA
- a CDS encoding acyl-CoA thioesterase, with product MELAPKKVSESKTIMTEMIMPNDTNPINNLMGGNLLKWMDVVAGICAGKHCESYVVTVSVDNVSFDKPIPLGDVITLECVVTRAFTTSVEVYVEVFSSDIKGKNTRRCNDAYFTFVAVDDKEKRPVKVPPLLPLTAEEKKRYDEALQRRQMRLVFSGRLGKEETLKLKSELLKD from the coding sequence ATGGAATTAGCGCCTAAAAAAGTATCCGAGTCGAAAACGATTATGACGGAGATGATCATGCCCAATGATACCAACCCTATCAATAATTTAATGGGGGGAAATTTATTAAAATGGATGGATGTTGTTGCAGGAATTTGTGCAGGCAAGCATTGCGAAAGTTATGTTGTTACGGTTTCTGTAGACAATGTATCTTTTGATAAGCCGATTCCTCTTGGAGATGTCATTACACTAGAATGTGTGGTGACTAGAGCTTTTACAACGTCTGTAGAAGTATATGTAGAAGTTTTTTCTTCTGATATTAAAGGCAAAAATACCCGTCGATGCAACGATGCCTATTTTACATTTGTAGCTGTTGACGACAAAGAGAAACGTCCTGTAAAAGTTCCGCCATTATTACCTTTAACCGCCGAGGAGAAAAAACGTTACGATGAAGCATTGCAACGTCGCCAAATGCGATTGGTTTTCTCTGGAAGATTAGGGAAGGAAGAAACCCTGAAATTAAAATCAGAATTATTAAAAGATTAA
- a CDS encoding DUF697 domain-containing protein, producing MSNKNNNEDLNQRAESAVRNHVIWSMGAGFIPIPIADFVAVAAVQLDMIRTISNIYGVDFKETEGKALVTSLTGSGLSRLGANALLKLVPGFGSVLGGVSMSIVSGASTYALGQVFKTHFSVGGTFLDFDTDRFQRYYDEQFEKGKTVAEDIQREKEEKGAVKEDTVEYTNTTPQKEASEENANSEIVRKLKELAELKDMGVIDDEEFAQMKARLIENYK from the coding sequence ATGAGTAATAAGAATAATAATGAGGATTTGAATCAGAGAGCAGAATCTGCTGTAAGAAATCATGTAATTTGGTCTATGGGAGCTGGTTTTATTCCAATTCCAATTGCTGATTTTGTTGCTGTTGCAGCTGTTCAGTTGGATATGATTCGCACCATTAGCAATATATATGGTGTTGATTTCAAGGAAACAGAAGGCAAGGCTTTAGTGACTTCTCTTACTGGTTCGGGGCTTTCTAGATTAGGTGCCAATGCTTTGCTCAAATTGGTTCCTGGCTTTGGTTCTGTCTTAGGAGGCGTATCTATGTCAATTGTTTCTGGTGCTTCAACTTATGCCTTAGGTCAGGTATTCAAAACACATTTTTCGGTCGGAGGAACATTCCTAGACTTTGATACAGATCGCTTTCAACGTTATTATGATGAGCAATTTGAAAAGGGGAAAACAGTTGCTGAGGACATTCAGAGGGAAAAAGAAGAAAAAGGAGCTGTTAAAGAAGATACCGTAGAGTACACCAACACTACTCCCCAAAAGGAGGCTTCGGAAGAAAATGCTAATTCTGAAATCGTTCGTAAATTAAAAGAACTCGCAGAATTAAAAGATATGGGGGTCATTGATGATGAAGAGTTTGCACAAATGAAAGCTCGGTTGATTGAGAATTATAAATAA
- a CDS encoding DUF1328 family protein, translated as MLRIIITLLIIAFIAALFGFGGIAGAATGIAKIIFYIFLVLLVVSLLFSLLRKA; from the coding sequence ATGCTTAGAATTATCATAACGTTACTGATCATCGCTTTTATTGCTGCTCTTTTTGGATTTGGAGGAATTGCTGGTGCGGCTACAGGTATTGCTAAAATTATTTTTTACATTTTCCTTGTATTATTAGTCGTTTCATTGTTATTCAGTCTATTAAGAAAGGCGTAA
- a CDS encoding CsbD family protein, producing the protein MSAFSDKVKGNWNEIKGKLKQEYAQLTDDDLKYQEGKEDEMLGRLQTKLGKTKEEVKNWIDSIGS; encoded by the coding sequence ATGAGTGCATTTAGCGATAAAGTTAAAGGAAACTGGAATGAAATCAAAGGTAAGTTGAAGCAGGAATATGCTCAATTGACTGACGATGATCTGAAGTACCAAGAGGGAAAAGAAGATGAAATGCTTGGTCGCCTACAGACAAAATTAGGAAAGACTAAAGAGGAAGTTAAAAATTGGATTGACTCAATTGGTAGCTAA
- a CDS encoding CsbD family protein: MSAISDKIKGNWNEIKGKLKQEYAELTEDDLKYQEGKEDEMLGRLQQKLGKSKEQIKNYIDSIGN; encoded by the coding sequence ATGAGCGCGATTAGCGATAAGATTAAAGGAAACTGGAACGAAATCAAAGGTAAGTTAAAGCAAGAATATGCTGAGTTAACCGAAGATGATTTAAAGTACCAAGAAGGGAAAGAGGATGAAATGTTAGGTCGCCTACAGCAAAAGCTGGGAAAATCTAAAGAACAAATCAAAAACTACATCGACTCAATTGGTAATTAG
- a CDS encoding CsbD family protein, whose amino-acid sequence MSALSDKVKGNWKQVKGKMKQRYAQLTDNDLMYEKGKEDEMLGRLQQKLGKSKQEIKRWINSIGN is encoded by the coding sequence ATGAGTGCGCTTAGCGATAAAGTAAAGGGAAATTGGAAACAAGTTAAAGGTAAAATGAAGCAAAGGTATGCTCAATTAACCGATAACGATTTAATGTATGAGAAGGGAAAAGAGGATGAAATGCTTGGACGATTACAGCAGAAGCTAGGAAAGTCAAAGCAAGAAATAAAACGTTGGATTAATTCCATTGGAAACTAA